The Methanosphaera stadtmanae DSM 3091 genome includes a window with the following:
- the porA gene encoding pyruvate synthase subunit PorA — MVKKVISSAEAVSEAVKRARPSVIPVYPITPQTKISEKLADYVADGDLDAHYIKVESEHSAMSAAIGASGAGVRVFTATSSQGLAYMHEPVFAAAGMRVPIVMANANRALSAPINIWNDQQDSISERDSGWIQLYAETGQEAFDTILQAYKISENQDILLPTMVCIDGFILTHTVDPVEVLSQEEVDSFLPKYTRGYSYLDPEDPMSLGTLADTESYLEIRHDMEIAMEHSLDVIEEVGKEFGDLFGRYYGLIEEYKSEDADIILIAMGSLCGTIKDVVDKERENGKKVGLVRIRSYRPFPKDALKVAVKDAKLAVIDKDISFGAGGAVYMDVKAALDNETYGFIIGLGGRDITPIDIEEIIEKTENPTKDIEWIGLRE, encoded by the coding sequence TAAAAAAGTTATATCATCTGCAGAAGCAGTATCTGAAGCAGTAAAACGTGCAAGACCTAGTGTTATACCTGTATATCCAATTACACCACAAACAAAAATATCTGAAAAATTAGCAGATTATGTTGCTGATGGTGATTTGGATGCTCATTATATAAAAGTAGAATCAGAACACAGTGCAATGAGTGCAGCAATAGGTGCATCAGGAGCTGGTGTAAGAGTATTTACAGCTACATCAAGTCAAGGATTAGCATATATGCATGAACCAGTATTTGCAGCAGCTGGTATGAGAGTACCAATAGTAATGGCTAATGCAAATCGTGCATTATCAGCACCTATTAACATATGGAATGATCAACAAGATTCAATATCTGAAAGAGATAGTGGATGGATACAGTTATATGCAGAAACTGGTCAAGAGGCATTTGATACAATATTACAAGCATATAAAATATCTGAAAATCAGGATATCTTATTACCTACAATGGTATGTATAGATGGATTTATATTAACACACACTGTAGATCCTGTTGAAGTATTATCACAAGAAGAAGTAGATTCATTCCTACCAAAATATACAAGAGGATATTCATATCTTGACCCAGAAGATCCAATGTCTTTAGGAACATTAGCAGATACAGAATCATACCTAGAAATTAGACATGACATGGAAATAGCTATGGAACACTCATTAGATGTTATTGAAGAAGTAGGTAAAGAATTTGGTGACTTATTTGGAAGATACTATGGTCTTATTGAAGAATATAAATCTGAAGATGCAGACATAATCCTAATAGCAATGGGTTCACTTTGTGGAACAATAAAAGATGTTGTTGACAAAGAAAGAGAAAATGGTAAAAAAGTAGGATTAGTAAGAATAAGATCATACAGACCATTCCCAAAAGATGCTTTAAAAGTAGCAGTTAAAGATGCAAAATTAGCTGTTATTGATAAAGATATATCCTTTGGTGCAGGTGGAGCTGTATATATGGATGTAAAAGCAGCACTTGATAATGAAACATATGGTTTCATAATAGGTCTAGGTGGAAGAGACATAACTCCAATAGATATAGAAGAAATCATTGAAAAAACCGAAAATCCAACAAAAGATATAGAATGGATAGGATTAAGGGAGTAG
- the porB gene encoding pyruvate synthase subunit PorB has product MKGIDEKEYLASGHRACAGCGATIAVRLALKALGQNTVAVSATGCLEVVTSPYPETSWEIPWIHVAFENASAVASGVEEALKAQGKEDVNVLVIGGDGGTTDIGLQSLSGAMERQQNIIYLCYDNEAYMNTGIQRSSSTPFGASTTTSPAGKVSFGEDKPKKNMAMIMAAHGIPYVATACVSHPYDLMEKVKKAAEVKGPAYIHVLQPCATGWGYAPKDTIKLGKLAVDTYAWILYEIDHGKLNITVKPKEKLPIIEYLKVQKRFKHLDEKHIEAIQNFVDQQSKELGLME; this is encoded by the coding sequence ATGAAAGGTATTGACGAAAAAGAATATTTAGCATCAGGACACCGAGCATGTGCAGGATGTGGTGCTACAATAGCTGTAAGATTAGCTCTAAAAGCATTAGGTCAAAATACAGTTGCAGTTTCAGCAACAGGATGTCTTGAAGTAGTTACATCACCTTATCCAGAAACTTCTTGGGAAATTCCATGGATACATGTAGCATTTGAAAATGCTTCAGCAGTAGCAAGTGGTGTAGAAGAAGCACTTAAAGCACAGGGAAAAGAAGATGTTAATGTTCTTGTAATTGGTGGTGATGGTGGTACAACTGATATAGGTTTACAATCATTATCTGGAGCTATGGAAAGACAACAAAACATAATATACTTATGTTATGATAATGAAGCATACATGAATACTGGTATTCAAAGAAGTAGTTCAACACCATTTGGTGCAAGTACAACAACTTCTCCAGCTGGAAAAGTAAGTTTTGGTGAAGATAAACCTAAGAAAAACATGGCAATGATTATGGCTGCTCATGGAATTCCATATGTAGCAACAGCATGTGTTTCTCATCCATATGATTTAATGGAAAAAGTTAAAAAGGCTGCAGAAGTGAAAGGACCAGCATATATTCATGTATTACAACCTTGTGCTACAGGATGGGGTTATGCTCCTAAAGATACAATTAAATTAGGAAAATTAGCAGTAGATACTTATGCATGGATTCTTTATGAAATTGATCATGGAAAATTAAATATTACAGTTAAACCAAAAGAAAAACTACCTATAATTGAATATTTAAAAGTACAAAAAAGATTTAAACACTTAGATGAAAAACATATAGAAGCTATTCAAAACTTCGTAGATCAACAAAGTAAAGAATTAGGTTTAATGGAATGA
- a CDS encoding fumarate hydratase has protein sequence MITQEQIANAVCEIYKEAAIILPTDVKNALKNAYDVEESDIAKLNIKSILDNIDIAEEKGIPMCQDTGLPIIFVKLGKVEVENLQEGIIEGVKKATQTVPLRTNVVDPLTRKNTGNNIGKSIPQINVELSDKPELELTVFPKGFGSENNNKLAMLLPGEGIDGIKKFFKEAIISAGGKPCPPTVIGVGIGGSSDMVMKLAKKALLRPVGDKNEDKRLANLEDELLTIANDTGIGPMGLGGKTTTLGVNIELADTHTAGLPVGVCVQCWAARHASITLKDE, from the coding sequence ATGATTACTCAAGAACAAATTGCAAATGCAGTATGTGAAATATACAAAGAAGCTGCAATAATATTGCCAACAGATGTTAAAAATGCACTTAAAAATGCTTATGATGTTGAAGAAAGCGATATTGCTAAGTTAAATATCAAATCTATACTAGATAATATTGATATAGCAGAAGAAAAAGGCATACCTATGTGTCAGGATACAGGTTTACCAATAATATTTGTAAAACTAGGAAAAGTAGAAGTGGAAAATCTTCAGGAAGGAATAATTGAAGGGGTAAAAAAAGCTACACAGACAGTACCTCTTAGAACAAATGTGGTAGACCCACTAACAAGAAAAAATACTGGAAATAACATAGGTAAATCAATTCCACAAATAAATGTTGAATTGTCAGATAAACCAGAACTTGAATTAACAGTATTTCCTAAGGGATTTGGTTCAGAAAACAATAATAAATTAGCAATGCTCCTACCAGGAGAGGGAATTGATGGAATTAAAAAATTCTTTAAAGAAGCAATAATATCAGCAGGAGGAAAACCATGTCCACCTACAGTAATAGGTGTAGGTATTGGAGGTTCATCTGACATGGTAATGAAACTAGCAAAGAAAGCATTACTTAGACCAGTAGGAGATAAAAATGAGGATAAAAGATTAGCAAATCTTGAAGATGAATTATTAACAATTGCTAATGATACTGGAATTGGACCTATGGGACTTGGTGGAAAAACAACAACATTAGGTGTAAATATTGAATTAGCAGATACACATACTGCAGGTTTACCTGTAGGGGTATGTGTTCAATGTTGGGCTGCAAGACATGCATCAATAACTCTTAAAGATGAATAA
- a CDS encoding phosphate signaling complex PhoU family protein: protein MPELRRRFRKKIREIEESTEKLSTLTIDNYKESIELFHNYNDEQYKIIEENTNRIVKESKEIYSMSVKILAMEQPVATDLRFVANTIKIANHLKRIGKLSFNMAEIANEIEIEKIPKKPLDSMDQMAQEVENMLNRSIRSYLTKNPEEAAELEEDDDIVDDLFDEFLVTVTKAMKEDTSTINTLVPFLLIARYLERIADRSESIGGRVLLMQKYHTE, encoded by the coding sequence ATGCCAGAACTTAGAAGAAGATTTAGAAAAAAAATTAGAGAAATAGAAGAATCTACAGAAAAATTATCTACTTTAACAATAGATAACTATAAAGAATCTATAGAACTATTCCACAATTATAATGATGAACAATACAAAATCATAGAGGAAAATACTAATAGAATTGTTAAAGAAAGTAAAGAAATTTATTCTATGTCTGTGAAAATTCTTGCAATGGAACAACCAGTTGCTACTGATTTAAGATTCGTAGCAAACACTATAAAAATCGCTAACCATTTAAAAAGAATTGGAAAATTATCATTTAACATGGCAGAAATTGCTAATGAAATAGAAATAGAAAAAATTCCTAAAAAACCATTAGATTCAATGGATCAAATGGCTCAAGAAGTGGAAAACATGTTAAATAGAAGTATCAGATCATATCTTACAAAAAATCCTGAAGAAGCAGCAGAACTTGAAGAAGATGATGATATTGTTGATGATTTATTTGATGAATTCCTAGTTACTGTAACAAAAGCAATGAAAGAAGATACAAGTACTATAAATACATTGGTTCCATTCTTATTAATAGCCAGATATCTTGAAAGAATTGCAGATAGATCTGAAAGTATAGGTGGAAGAGTTCTACTTATGCAAAAATATCACACTGAATAG
- the pstB gene encoding phosphate ABC transporter ATP-binding protein PstB: MSNKVIEVKNLNTYFDDHNVLKNINTDIEKNSVTALIGPSGCGKSTFLRTLNRMNDLIPIFRKEGQILLDGKDIYDNNVDVVELRKKVGMVFQKANPFPKSIYDNVAYGLRIHGEKDEDKIEKIVKKSLKAAALWDEVEDKLDKSALGLSGGQQQRLCIARTIAVSPEIILMDEPCSALDPISTIKVEDLINQLKKDYTIVIVTHNMQQATRVSKYTSFFLNGEIIETGNTDDIFLNPKNKQTENYITGRFG, from the coding sequence ATGAGTAATAAAGTAATTGAAGTTAAAAACCTAAACACATACTTTGATGACCATAATGTACTTAAAAATATTAACACAGATATTGAAAAAAATTCTGTAACTGCATTAATTGGTCCATCAGGATGTGGTAAATCAACATTTCTACGTACATTAAATAGAATGAATGATCTAATACCAATCTTTAGAAAAGAAGGACAAATTCTACTAGATGGAAAAGATATTTATGATAATAATGTAGATGTTGTAGAACTTAGAAAAAAAGTGGGAATGGTATTCCAGAAGGCAAATCCATTTCCAAAATCCATATATGATAATGTTGCATATGGACTCAGAATCCATGGTGAAAAGGATGAAGATAAAATAGAAAAAATTGTAAAAAAAAGTCTTAAAGCTGCAGCGTTATGGGATGAAGTAGAAGATAAATTAGATAAATCTGCATTAGGATTATCTGGAGGACAACAACAACGATTATGTATTGCAAGAACAATTGCAGTTTCTCCTGAAATAATATTAATGGATGAACCATGTTCTGCATTAGATCCTATATCAACAATTAAAGTTGAAGACCTTATTAACCAATTAAAAAAGGATTACACAATAGTCATTGTAACACATAATATGCAACAAGCAACACGTGTATCTAAATACACATCATTTTTCTTAAATGGTGAAATTATAGAAACTGGAAATACAGATGATATCTTCCTTAATCCTAAAAATAAACAAACTGAAAATTACATTACAGGAAGATTTGGATAA
- the pstA gene encoding phosphate ABC transporter permease PstA, producing the protein MNASTTKKQDTIMKYVFWGLGLLTLLILIVIIGYILINGLPHISWEFLTTSPKDFGAEGGILPMIVSTIYVTFFAVLIATPIGVGSAIYLYEYAGEGKFVKAIRFCSESLASLPSIIFGLFGLAFFVEFLNLGWCILSASLTLAIMAMPTIMRTAENALEAVPPNYREGSLGMGATRWQTIENVILPAAIPGIITGVILGMARAIEETAAIMYTVGSSTAIPITIFDPARPLPLHLYMLATEGISIPNTFATATVLIVIILAITISTNYLVDRYQKKMMGE; encoded by the coding sequence ATGAATGCATCAACCACTAAAAAACAAGATACAATAATGAAATATGTATTCTGGGGATTAGGATTATTAACATTACTAATTCTTATTGTGATAATAGGATACATATTAATTAATGGTCTACCACATATAAGTTGGGAATTCCTTACAACAAGTCCTAAAGACTTTGGAGCTGAAGGTGGAATTCTTCCAATGATTGTGTCTACAATCTATGTAACATTCTTTGCAGTATTAATTGCAACACCTATAGGAGTAGGTTCTGCAATATACTTATATGAATATGCTGGTGAAGGAAAATTTGTAAAAGCTATAAGATTCTGTTCTGAATCATTAGCATCATTACCATCAATCATCTTTGGTTTATTTGGATTAGCATTCTTTGTAGAATTCTTAAACTTAGGATGGTGTATCTTATCTGCATCACTTACATTAGCAATTATGGCAATGCCAACTATTATGAGAACAGCAGAAAATGCATTAGAAGCAGTCCCTCCAAACTACAGAGAAGGAAGTCTTGGAATGGGTGCAACAAGATGGCAGACAATAGAAAATGTAATATTACCTGCTGCAATACCAGGAATTATTACAGGAGTAATACTTGGTATGGCAAGAGCAATAGAAGAAACAGCAGCAATTATGTATACTGTTGGATCATCAACAGCAATACCAATAACAATATTTGATCCAGCAAGACCACTACCATTACACCTATACATGTTAGCTACTGAAGGTATTTCAATACCAAATACATTTGCAACTGCTACAGTATTAATTGTAATAATATTAGCTATAACAATCTCAACAAATTATCTTGTTGACAGATACCAAAAGAAAATGATGGGAGAATAA
- the pstC gene encoding phosphate ABC transporter permease subunit PstC — protein sequence MTNIKLKELIVEKGLMIIAILSVIIILLIIGFILIEGMPAIEHIGFFNFLFGREWEPKHDIYGVLPMIIGTLEMMAISLIIAIPLSVGCAIFITEYANNTMKKILKPTIQSLAGIPSVIYGFFGLVVLVPFIREHFGGTGFSLIAAAIILAIMILPTIISVTEDAIMAVPGSFKEASLGLGATKWQTIYKVIIPSAAPGIITAIILGMGRAIGETMAVIMVAGNVAQIPGSIFEPVRVLTSNIAIEMGYAIDLHYNALFATGIILLIVIMILIAIADYIGYKSKMQGSGDL from the coding sequence ATGACAAATATCAAATTAAAAGAATTAATTGTAGAAAAAGGTCTAATGATAATTGCAATACTATCTGTAATTATAATATTATTAATCATAGGATTCATACTCATAGAAGGTATGCCTGCAATAGAACATATAGGATTTTTCAATTTCCTTTTTGGAAGGGAATGGGAACCTAAACATGATATATATGGTGTACTTCCAATGATTATAGGTACACTTGAAATGATGGCAATATCATTAATTATTGCAATACCATTATCAGTAGGCTGTGCAATATTCATAACAGAATATGCAAACAATACAATGAAAAAAATATTAAAACCAACAATACAAAGTTTAGCTGGGATTCCTTCAGTAATCTACGGTTTCTTTGGACTAGTAGTTCTAGTACCATTTATTAGAGAACACTTTGGTGGAACTGGATTCAGTTTAATAGCAGCAGCAATTATACTTGCAATAATGATTCTACCAACAATCATAAGTGTAACAGAAGATGCTATTATGGCCGTACCTGGATCTTTTAAAGAAGCATCACTTGGACTAGGTGCAACAAAATGGCAAACAATATATAAAGTAATCATACCATCAGCAGCACCTGGAATAATAACAGCAATTATTCTAGGAATGGGAAGAGCTATTGGTGAAACAATGGCAGTAATTATGGTAGCAGGAAACGTTGCTCAAATACCTGGATCAATATTTGAACCAGTTAGAGTACTTACATCAAACATTGCAATAGAAATGGGTTATGCTATAGACCTACATTATAATGCATTGTTTGCAACAGGAATTATACTATTAATAGTAATTATGATATTAATAGCAATTGCAGACTACATAGGATATAAATCTAAGATGCAAGGAAGTGGTGATTTATGA
- a CDS encoding phosphate ABC transporter substrate-binding protein, whose product MKHNYKFIILVVIILLIAGFMVFAPGVEKHNNIAIAGSTSVQPVAEKLAEQYMQIDSSDKLTVQGGGSSMGLNSVKKSSAQIGTYSSKLASKKAGANVKQTKIATDGIAIIVNPNNKVSDLTKDQVKDIFTGKITDWSQVGGTPGKINVITREDGSGTRDAVTKVVLDDEDFVKNAVVQSSTGSLMQSVSSDPNSIGYASLSDLRENQIKKLKINGVEATDSNIKNGSYVVQRPFLFLTNSTPDNQTQTFINWVLSDEGQKIVSEEGLVPVN is encoded by the coding sequence ATGAAACATAATTATAAATTCATAATACTAGTAGTTATAATACTACTAATAGCTGGATTTATGGTTTTTGCCCCAGGAGTTGAAAAGCATAATAACATAGCTATAGCAGGTTCTACATCAGTACAACCTGTAGCAGAAAAATTAGCTGAACAGTATATGCAAATAGACTCTAGTGATAAATTAACAGTACAAGGAGGAGGATCTTCCATGGGACTAAACAGTGTTAAAAAAAGTTCAGCCCAAATAGGAACATATTCTTCCAAATTAGCATCCAAAAAAGCAGGAGCTAATGTTAAACAAACAAAAATAGCTACTGATGGAATAGCAATTATTGTAAATCCAAATAACAAAGTATCAGACCTAACAAAAGACCAAGTAAAAGATATTTTTACAGGTAAAATAACTGACTGGAGTCAAGTTGGAGGAACACCTGGAAAAATAAATGTAATAACACGTGAAGATGGTTCAGGAACCAGAGACGCTGTTACAAAAGTAGTGTTAGATGATGAAGACTTTGTTAAAAATGCAGTTGTACAAAGTTCAACAGGATCATTAATGCAATCAGTATCTTCAGATCCAAATTCAATAGGATATGCATCATTATCAGATTTAAGAGAAAATCAAATTAAAAAATTAAAAATCAATGGTGTGGAAGCTACAGATTCAAATATTAAAAATGGAAGTTACGTAGTACAAAGACCATTTTTATTCTTAACTAATTCAACCCCAGATAATCAAACACAAACATTTATTAACTGGGTACTAAGTGATGAAGGTCAAAAAATCGTATCAGAAGAAGGTTTAGTCCCTGTAAATTAA
- a CDS encoding phosphate signaling complex PhoU family protein, whose translation MPKNIKNNTLKEILDIILYEAPSTQDEIAEKLNISRRYVTKLLKPLIDENVIKKAYVVDLKKFNEISENYETENSLPEYSGEYFIKEMMKEMGEQICKQFAWSFEALKNNDVDLAQKALDEDLNTNHMYTKIKSSTDTVISLDPYFEFNNTIMFNEIAYDMERIGDHICHIPKFVLEENKEVKEPIIDVLEEMYEMSETMFKKAVRSFFKRDVNIKEKMDRYERELTNLQKLATKKISSQMAKDNIDKKNSTYYLVLFRVVKSFERIGDISIEITEATTQFYIENQSYNNSTHFKYFNNKN comes from the coding sequence ATGCCTAAGAATATAAAAAATAACACATTAAAAGAAATTCTTGATATTATATTATATGAAGCACCATCAACACAAGATGAAATTGCTGAAAAATTAAATATAAGTCGAAGATATGTAACTAAATTATTAAAGCCATTAATAGATGAAAATGTTATTAAAAAAGCATATGTTGTTGATTTAAAAAAATTCAATGAAATATCTGAAAACTATGAAACAGAAAATTCTCTACCAGAATATTCTGGAGAATACTTCATTAAGGAAATGATGAAGGAAATGGGTGAACAAATCTGTAAACAATTTGCATGGTCATTTGAAGCACTGAAAAACAACGATGTTGATTTGGCTCAAAAAGCATTAGATGAAGATTTGAATACAAATCATATGTATACAAAAATTAAGTCATCCACTGATACAGTTATATCACTAGATCCATACTTTGAATTTAACAACACAATAATGTTCAATGAAATTGCATATGATATGGAACGTATTGGTGATCATATATGTCATATACCAAAATTTGTTCTTGAGGAGAATAAGGAAGTTAAAGAACCAATTATTGATGTATTAGAAGAAATGTATGAAATGTCAGAAACTATGTTTAAAAAAGCTGTTCGTAGTTTTTTTAAAAGAGATGTGAATATTAAGGAAAAAATGGATCGTTATGAAAGGGAATTAACTAACTTACAAAAATTAGCTACTAAGAAAATATCCAGCCAAATGGCTAAAGATAATATAGATAAGAAAAACTCAACATATTACTTAGTATTATTTAGAGTTGTTAAATCCTTTGAGAGAATTGGAGACATATCTATTGAAATAACCGAAGCTACAACCCAATTTTATATTGAAAACCAATCTTATAATAACAGCACCCATTTTAAGTATTTTAATAATAAAAATTAA
- a CDS encoding YigZ family protein: MITLTIKEVCAGKLVDRKSKFYAHLYQIENLTDDIQEIQKIHNKKYKKAAHHCYAAIVGNDEDSRNDGEVGSPGRVLLELLQEYNLDGYMIMISRKFGGIKLGQGGVARAFRNSGRGVIKTYIENS; encoded by the coding sequence GTGATAACTTTGACAATAAAAGAGGTCTGTGCTGGAAAACTAGTTGATCGTAAAAGTAAATTTTATGCACATTTATATCAGATAGAAAATCTTACAGATGATATTCAAGAAATACAGAAAATACACAATAAGAAATATAAAAAGGCAGCCCATCATTGTTATGCAGCAATAGTAGGTAATGATGAAGATTCACGTAATGATGGAGAGGTGGGATCTCCTGGTAGAGTACTACTTGAATTACTTCAGGAATATAATTTAGATGGATATATGATTATGATTTCACGTAAATTTGGGGGTATAAAATTAGGACAAGGTGGAGTAGCACGTGCATTTAGAAATAGTGGTCGTGGAGTAATAAAAACATATATTGAAAATTCTTAA
- a CDS encoding MutS-related protein: MLDIFEIEQIKGVGSKLIDKIIQSYGSYDVFVNSVLEYDIDKLMNIQGLSQKKALEIIRFIHGINEDNFIKTQQAQKIYEDIINKILEFTSTDYARNRVLLLNPTTDYDEIKRTSQLIEKTLDDTANLDYNYIRLLYENIKPLNNDVKPKFNDEYAILCEDYNDYLSLIKRGINKYCNIYPLEDHVSLDDFEFVIYLYNEYNVDPGESANVVSISNDSPDYEIQPNIILEYYRKNRSTLEYVYQLREYLGLESCIDEVLVALDSISLEKKNKKAIIDVVEEIKDEANDTINQQIKEIALEGDEVLQLLNNEGNLPSKIMSIFNEVLDEAKEEITNKTGLIFDPFIIKYPLELDYDEIKRIQENTLANIHLKEYEQEINACVILEKYRKEIEIETEELIHYDYQFTLASFTKFYNLTIPQIKDEYYLEDSLELRLKQQEKIENKEIQPINYNLDNENNIILLTGANSGGKTTLLEMLAQHTIMAHMGLGVCSKKAIIPQTNEVYYFTKKQSLNAGAFETFLTSFIPVAVGNKKKLILIDELESITELEAAVKIIIGFIEHIQDDESYAVIVTHMAPEILKRTENIHIRTDGIEAKGLDSDYNLIVDRSPKINYLANSTPELILKKIYEKSEEPIKSVYKDILDKF, translated from the coding sequence GTGTTAGATATATTTGAAATTGAACAAATAAAAGGTGTGGGAAGTAAGCTTATAGATAAGATAATTCAAAGCTATGGTTCATATGATGTATTTGTTAATTCAGTACTGGAATATGATATTGATAAGTTAATGAATATTCAGGGATTAAGTCAAAAAAAAGCTCTGGAAATTATTAGATTTATACATGGAATTAATGAAGATAATTTTATAAAAACACAACAGGCACAGAAAATCTATGAAGATATCATCAATAAAATTCTTGAATTTACAAGTACAGATTATGCAAGAAATAGGGTGTTACTTCTAAATCCCACAACTGACTATGATGAAATTAAAAGAACCAGTCAATTAATAGAAAAAACACTGGACGATACTGCTAATTTAGACTATAATTACATAAGATTACTATATGAAAATATAAAACCATTGAATAACGATGTAAAACCAAAATTTAATGATGAATATGCAATATTATGTGAAGATTATAATGATTATCTATCCCTAATAAAAAGGGGAATAAACAAGTACTGTAACATATACCCCTTAGAGGATCATGTGAGTCTAGATGACTTTGAATTTGTAATATATTTATATAATGAATATAATGTAGATCCTGGTGAATCTGCAAATGTTGTATCTATAAGTAATGATAGTCCAGACTATGAAATTCAGCCAAATATCATACTTGAATACTATAGAAAAAATAGATCAACACTAGAGTATGTCTACCAATTAAGAGAATATCTTGGACTTGAAAGTTGTATAGATGAAGTTTTAGTAGCACTTGATAGTATATCATTAGAAAAGAAAAATAAAAAAGCAATTATAGATGTTGTGGAAGAGATTAAAGATGAAGCTAACGATACAATAAATCAACAAATAAAGGAAATAGCACTTGAAGGTGATGAAGTACTACAACTATTAAATAATGAAGGAAATCTTCCATCAAAAATAATGAGTATATTCAATGAAGTACTAGATGAAGCAAAAGAAGAAATAACAAATAAAACTGGATTAATATTCGATCCATTCATAATTAAATACCCCTTAGAATTAGATTATGATGAAATAAAAAGAATACAAGAAAATACACTTGCAAATATTCATTTAAAGGAATATGAACAAGAAATTAATGCATGTGTTATACTAGAAAAATATAGAAAAGAAATAGAAATAGAAACAGAAGAACTTATACATTATGATTATCAATTTACACTAGCAAGTTTTACAAAGTTCTACAATCTAACAATACCTCAAATTAAAGATGAATATTATCTTGAAGATAGTCTTGAATTAAGATTAAAACAACAGGAAAAAATAGAAAATAAAGAAATTCAACCTATAAATTACAATTTAGATAATGAAAATAATATCATACTTTTAACAGGAGCAAATAGTGGTGGAAAAACAACACTACTTGAAATGTTAGCGCAACATACTATTATGGCACATATGGGTCTTGGAGTATGTTCTAAAAAGGCCATAATACCACAAACAAACGAGGTATATTACTTTACAAAGAAACAGTCACTGAATGCTGGAGCATTTGAAACATTTTTAACTTCATTCATACCTGTAGCTGTAGGTAATAAAAAGAAATTAATATTAATTGATGAACTTGAATCAATAACAGAACTAGAAGCAGCAGTGAAAATAATCATAGGATTTATTGAACATATACAAGATGATGAATCATATGCTGTGATAGTAACACATATGGCACCAGAAATACTTAAAAGAACTGAAAATATACATATTAGAACAGATGGTATAGAAGCAAAGGGACTTGACAGTGATTATAACTTAATAGTAGATAGAAGTCCAAAAATAAATTATTTAGCAAATAGTACTCCAGAATTAATACTTAAAAAAATATATGAAAAATCAGAAGAACCTATAAAAAGTGTTTATAAAGATATACTAGATAAATTCTAG